In Megalops cyprinoides isolate fMegCyp1 chromosome 16, fMegCyp1.pri, whole genome shotgun sequence, the genomic window aaaaaatcaagtcacACATTCATGAAGTGTTCCCTATGAGCATTCATCAAGGAACCCTCTTTTCACATTACCACATTTTGGCACTAGGTGGCAACATCTCTGGAAAATATTCCCCACTGTAAGCCTACTTTGATTTACTCGTGCAGCTCCTAcagtagggtgaccatacgtcctctttttcccggacacgtcctcgtttagagacgcgTGTTTTAGGTCCCAAtacgaggacatgtccgggaaaaagaggacgtatggtcaccctacctACAGTCACATCATTTTACTAGGGTGCAAATATCCCGGCAACATTGTCAGAGCTGTTGGTCTGTTGAAAAGTGCTTCTTGCAGAGCCTGGGTCAGCAGGCTTACTCACTGGTCTCTAAACCCTACAGTAAATGCCACAGCTCATTCGAGAAACCGTCAGTGGGGCTTCAGTCTGCAACATGGAGAATCCATAACTGTGATTCATCAGAACTCCACACAACTGCTGATGTGTTCATCTGCAGTTTTGCTGACGCCATCTCATTCTGTCGAACTAATGAAAACTGTGAGCATTAAAGcccattgtgctggaagtcggtCTGGACAAGAGTTTCTACTAAattaatgtaacgtaacgtcATGTGATGTAAGCTGGTGAGCGGCTTGTGTAACATTAAATTATATGTCGGCCCTGCAAAGCCTGCATGTGTTCACAGATGAACtgttgagctgtgtgctgtgaccCGGTGTTTCTGATGAAGTGGGACTAGCCATGTGAAAAGattcacacaaacagagcatCAGAACGGTATGTCTTCCTCTTGGAGAGGTGCTTGAGCTTGTGGTCTCCCAGATCTTGGCCTATTCTTGGCAGGCTGCGTTTGGCTGTAACATCTCGCCAGGTTTCAAACGACCGGCTGCGAACACCACAGGCGGTACATGACAATGCATGCGATAGTTcactctgcaaacacacagccacaaaggCACACAGCCACAAAGGCACCAGCCTATTTTTATAAGCAGGGATTATtggttattttctgtgtttgtctgtctgcttaTCACCAGGTTTGAAATTCAAGGGGTTAAAACACCTCGTCACCacaggtactgctgctgtacccttgggtatTTAACCCTCATGCCTcgataaatatccagctgtacaaatggataacatgtagaaattgtaatatatgtaagtcgttctgataagagcatctactaaatgacaataatgtaatataataatgtaatccCCTGTGCTCATTCACCTCAGTGACTAGTGAGATTAAagtcatttcaatttcaattcaattcaattcaattcagtttatttatatagcgctttttacaacatgagttgtcacaaagctgCTTTGcatcggtattccaggcctgataccccctcagcggcaacagtggcaaggaaaaactccctgaataataggaagaaaccttgagcagaaacCATTTAAGCAGGGTGAGCAATTAATATCCAAAAtccatattctttttttctcctaaatCAGGCAGGGACATTCAGCATCTCCACCTTTctcattcatgttttaaaattcagacATTCAGACATTAAGCTCACTGTGACATCCTCataccaaaaacacaacattattTACAAATTCAACATTAAAGACATTTAAATTCTGAGTTGAGATCAACCATGCATGTGTTTCATAACAAAGCAGCCATTCACGAAAGTGAGCCAGACCTGGGAAAGCACACGTGCAAACTTTCTCACAAAGATGAAACTCACTGAATGTTCTTTTCCATCCATCGAGCCCTGACACATCACCACGGCTCTCGCTTGCCTGCTTCCCTTTAAATAACAATGCATTCGGCTCTGTGCTTGCAGACAGGTCTAAAATAAACAGCGAACAAGCAGCAGGTGAGCTTCCTCTCTTAATGTGGCCCCTCACTCCAGCggcagctgctgcttctgtgtaTCTCAATGTGCTGCTTAATAGCTAAAAATTGTTTCACATGTTCTCAAGATTACATATCTTCATGTGAGAATGATTTTTTCATCAAGCTTGTTCACACTTGTTCaatgtgctgttattttcaCCAAAAGGAAATCTACACaagaatatacatatttttgtagaAAAGTGgaagtgaaaatattacataatatataaaaaattagCTTTTCTCATAATGATGAAATGGTACAAGAGTTTTAATTTCCAAATTAGAATTAATGTCACAatgttttcttcttattttctttctATGTATGCCTCatgctttaatgtttttatacatgcATTGTGAAGCATTTACTTTCATAAACTATTATTACCATTAGTTTACTCTCCACAAAACATCATTGAACTGTAGACTCATGACATTTTACAAACATCTGTTAAGCATAACGCCACTGAGAAATTCCTGAATAGAATTTGAAATCACTGTGTGAATTGAAATCActgtataaaaacatttataaaaatggcGGGGAAATCATTCTACTTTCTGCTGAAAACAGGAAGATGTTGACACACATAAAAGAACATAGTCTCCCTCTCAGCTTTATATATTTACagctaatatatatatatatatatatatatatatatatatatatatatacacacacacacaaacacacacacacatccatttctatgtgtatgtataatacataatttatatttataaattaagGTTCCTAGACCCTgggatttttcagttttaatggaCCAGTTTGTACTGGATGTCACCTCAGAACATAATAACGGCCCATGTGTATGCCTTTACGTGTAACTTTGCATGCTTGGTACTTATCGGCCTCTGTTAACGGTGACCACATGAACTTTTAGTTCCTACCACGGTATCAGTTCTTCACTGAATCGAAGAAGCAACTAATAGACTGTGGTTTCAGAGCAATTGCGGACAATGCTGCATACAAACTGTTGTGGGACAAACAGCTGCAGCACATCTTAGATCTTCACACTCTGTTTGATTGCACAATGGATTGGAGGTATATGTATCAATTTCTGCCATTTATTTGGAATGTTTTACATCTCGTATCTGGTAAGTATGTTACAATCTGTATAATTTTACCACGTAATGCGATGAACTTTGATCCACTGCATTCCGTACTGGCATGACGTGACAAATTATGTGTAAACTAGTACATAATGTGCCGGTTCCGCAAACAAGGATTAGGCCTGTTTGTAGACTAGGACATTTTACAAGGGTTTCCACAGAGTGAAGCTTTTTAGTCTAGGATTAGCCTTAATCCCTGTCTGTGAAACTGGCCCAATTACTTCTGTGAAGTAATCAAGTACTGCTCTAGGTTTCTTGGGAgaaatcatctttttttaattgcttacTACTGTTAGAGTCATATTTCATGCAGTAATTCTGTATGTTATCCTGTGTGTTGCTTATTGTAGCAAACATAGATAGCAAGTCTACAGTTCATGGGCTCCTGGGAGAATCTGTGGTCTTCCCTCTCGCCACAGACAAGATGGACAGCATCTCTGACCtgacaatgaaaaaaggaaTCTACATTTTCAGATGGAAAAGGGATTTTGTAAATCAGGCCTATGCAAGCAGGCTGACTTTTCTTGGAAACAAGACACTAAAGCTGGACAGGCTGGAGGAGCGGGATGCTGGACCGTATGAGGTGGAGGTGTTCGATGAGGCAGGCAAACGCATACACATGGCCGTCATTGATGTAATTGTCACATGTGAGTAGGGGCTGTACCTGTACCTCGTGCATCATAACCATTTTATCTCCTGTGAGCAGTTGcgctggggcagcagtgtagcatagtggtaaagaacGTGGCTTGTgcccaaaaggttgctggctcgattccctgctgaggcactgctgttgtactcttgggcaagctactgaacccacaattgcctcagtaaatatcaggctgtacaaatggataaaactggaacttatgtaagtcgctctggataacagtagCTGCTAAATGAGAATGACGTAATGCACTGCACAGAACCAAGCATCCATAAAGACCAGCATGTCTTGTCTCTTCGTATTCTGCAGGTGTGAGAGGGTTCTCTCAGGTGTATGGAGATTTCGCAGCCCCCGTAGTTGTCTTTGGGGAAGACCTCACAGGCATCTCCCACTTTTCGGAGGTGAGGTGGGAAAGGAATGGATCCCTGGTGGCTCAGCTCAACCAATCCAGGCAGCCTGTGTATTCAGGAGAGTACCAGGGTCGTGTGCAGATTTTACCCAGCGGGGAGTGCCAGATCCACCAAGCACATGTCAGCGACGAGGGTAATCATACGCTGGTGGTCACTCAGGGGAGTCTTCGACTAATATGGTCGGCACAGCTGTTCATTAGAGGTATAGCAATGCAACAATTCATGCAATCATTACATGTTATGTGTAATAGAACAACTAAATCATGTTTTTTACACTCTGGGCAGCCATTGTGCATGTGAAGTCATTGTATTGCCACCACTTTTGATACACTTTAATCATGGTAGCGACCATTGTTATGGTACACGCCATACaaccactacattacattactacattaaATGCCTTTGATTGTGAACCACTGTTATATGGTATATAGAATGCAACCATAACATTATATGGTTTGTACAGTAAGGGCCTGCTATGGCGATCCACTGCAACCAATATATGTTCACCTGGGATCGCTGTATTGGTTCAGTGTGGTGCAAGCACTACATATAGTACTCACTGAAATCAAGCATCACGGTTGGTGCAATGCAATACCCACATTATGTGCCAATTACCGTAAGCAAACATTCTATGACTTATGCAATACAGGAGATTCATATGATTTTCTATGCGAGGAACTACCAACACATCCTTGCTTTTGGCTTATGCTATGTGGTATTCATACTGTTGCTTTACTGTAAAGTAAAAGTTACTGATGCTGTGTAAAATCAGACAGAGCATCCAGTTCTCCTCCAGCCCTCAGTATCTTTATGGCAATCTAGCCATTTCAGATGCTGACAGTAAGCAGCAGACAGTCGTGGCCTAACAGAAGTGCATTGAAAACTCACTTCTGCTCACGTGGACTTGAGAACCAACATCAGTTGCTCTGTAGTACAGAACCGTGCAGTCGCTGACCAGAGGAGCAGCCGGCTTGGATGTCACCGTGATGCACagatgtaaaaataatacatcagGCCTCCGTGTGTGAGAATGACACCCATTTCTAGTttgtgcttctctctgtctcatgaTCAGTGCCCACACCTGTGATAGAACACTCCTGTTTACCCGGTGGGAGAGCAGAGTTCCGGTGCATGGCAAGTTCAAGCATCCCAACTCTGTGGATTTTAAATGGAAGTTACCCAGAGAATGACAGTTTCCTGGTCCTGGACGCTTTTGCTGGGGAGCTGTTTTGCGCTGTCAAGGATTACCCTGACCATAACACATCTGTTTTCTTCATGTGCACTGGTAAGAGGGCCTGATGCCAGTCAAACATTGGTGCAGTACAGCAGGCTGAAAGTTACTCAGTGCTACTGTTTTGAAAAGATCTATACCTTTTTATATACaagctgacattaaaaaaattcttttgaatgatgctttgtttttttttttttcactttgatttcaTCTCGAAGAGAAAGAGACGAGTGTGGTCATCATTGCAGCTTCTATCTCATCTGGTATCGTTATGGTGATGTTATCTGTGGCTGTGTACTGCCTTCTTAGAAGAAGAAAGCGAGAAGAGAGACATGAATTGAGTAAGTCATGttatgctttttctttttcgttAGCCTaagtaaacattaaaatgtggcaatttattttaaaatttcaaaatcgGGAAGCCATCAGTGCTGTAATGCCcaattctgtattttacagcattgagaaattacaaaatttaaaaggcATTTTCACACTGCTGTAATAACcaattctgtattttacagtacTGGGAAATTACAAAATTGGGAAGCCATTTTCACATTGCGTTATCCttgctgtgtttctttcttaAAATTAACAAGACGGcttagagaggaaaaaaaaaaaaagaagattcaTGGCAGAGCTTGAAGTCAAAGAAAGTTGAAGTCAATGCTTTGGACATTATGCATGCCTACATTTACCTTTAATACATAACAAGTGACTTCTGGAACGCGTGTTGATGGCACCTTAAGACCTAATGCTATTTTGTGAATACTGAACAGCCGCATGTCATTGTTGCGTGAAGCGTACAGATTCAGCATGGGGATTCAGCTCTTTCTGTTTGCATCCTCGCACAGCTCCCACGGTTCCTAACGACGTGACACAGATATGTGAGGAGACTGAGGATGAAGAGTTCCCGCCTCCACCACCCCCCGTATTGCAGGACGGAGAGGACTGCCCGGCTCTCAGTCCGGTGATGGAGATGTCCACCTTCACATTCTGATCACTGGGGAGCTCCGTCTTGTGATCTTCATGATGCCCATAACAGGCAGGGCAACTGTCAATCAACAGCTTGACTGCAAGTCAAAAGACGTTGCTCTCCAAAGCAAAAGCCTTTGACACAGGACAGCTCTGCCCATTTTGGGGGTCATGAAAAAAATTCCAAGATAAGGGATGTGTGTCAAACTGTACTGCATATATTACAGAAAAATCGTCATTATTGGTAATATCGTGttatcatttttactgttacattttcatgtgttcaaattatttcaataaatgatCAAATAGATATCTTACAAAGTTTGTGTAAATTTGCATGTATGAAACTGTTGaactgtgtatctgtatatgtattgtaaaatatattctttacaCTGTGAACTTCATACTTTGTCACATATTTCACAAGCACTCTAATAGGGGTAGTTTCCTCTTACTGGTAACACACAGTAGCCCATGTTTTCTGATACTAGTGGGACATAGCACATTCAAATCTTTAGAATTTACACTACTCAGCACTTCACAATTGTATTAAAAGTTGTAAGAACATCTACCAGAAGTTATGTTGTATCAATTTATTAGGTACACATTAGgcacatatacataaaacatattcataGAAAATACACATATgtaatacaaatacacatatacatatataatacatatacacatatatatgtgtcattacatatgtatgttcacacacacacacacatatactgtatcataATCCTTATGAACATTTGCAATGACATAAATTAAGGAAactgcacattaaaaatgtatagacATAGTTATATTGACAGGGTGAGTGCACTTTCAGAGCTCTGAATATGCTACAGGTGGGCATAATTACACTTTGATCAGCACctttcacacatatatactcTCCTCTCCAGCTGGACTGATGCTCATGTCCATCAATTGATTGGCTCGTTGAGATCTGCAGGTGACTGgcaggaaaaaatgaagagaaacattttttactttacttCATAATTTACTtgtatttgacatttatttactttacttcATAATTTACTTGtatttgacatttacattttggagGATGGCTGCTTTAAATCAATCAACAAAACACCTTTTGGACTGCACAGGGCTTTGATATGTCCTTGTCAACTGTTTTTAGTCGGCTCAGAGGACCTGGTTGTGTTCATGTTACATTACTTATTATGTTActtatgaaaatgatgtcagCATGGGCTATTTGTCAAATGCATCAATTAACACGCATACATCATTGCCTATTATTCTTGTGAACGTGCTAGCGGTTCATTTTGGCAGATACGTTACCGTAAAGTGAGTCGTCCGTCTCTTTGAATTTGTTTGgctcagctctgtctctcatttCCTGACACCCCGCCATTGTTACGTAGACGTTGTCCTCTGCATCTGAAACAGCAATCAGTAATATCAGCCAGCAGTGGGCAGCACAGCGACATCACGGTGAGGCATTTCCGACCCCAAACTCAACCCAGGCTGGAATGATAAATACCAGTCAATTATGTAAgagggcttgaatggtgttatgctcgCACTCACTagtttgggagtgttgttagtctggtctgacgctgttgcttactcagcttgaatggattcacttctgctgtgttgtgctgGAAGCCATTCTGGATATGACCGccttctaaatgaatgtaatgcgGTGTAATGTAAGACATGCTGGATGAAGCCGTCCTCCAAAAAATGTCAAACGCTTTGGAGGAAGGattctgtgtctcactgtggcAGACCTTAACTGCGTACTACTGACAGACACAACTACAGCGCGTGTGAAGCAGGTTAATCTGTGATGCAGATTGTGATGTCACCAGAGATCTTGCAGCTGCATCATGCATCACTATCATGTACCATCTGTGTAAAAGTGTGACCTGGCTTGGCAGATTAGCCCACACGTACTTAAGTGAGAGTGAAGCACGGTGGTTCAGGAGGCAAGTGTGTAGTCATAAGGTTCAAGCCTGAACGCCAGCTGTGGCTGCCTTTGTTCTGCCAGGCTACTGCAGTATGAATGGGTCATATGTAACCATGTAAACTGCCCTAATGGCCTGTGATGAGGCAAAGGGTTGTGAACAGTATGGAGTTGATTGGCAATGAATGCGCAGGCGATAAAAATAGTACGGAGCTCATTGGCTACAATGGCAAAGGTAAACATATTTGAGGTTGGGGGAGTGGAGTATAATCATAACAAATGTATTTGTGGAGCAAGTCTGCGGTGGGTAGGTTGTCCAGGAGTTCATCCATCCCTTTGGTCATAAGCGACCCCTGCTGGCCAATGGGGGTGTCCACAGTCTACAGTCTACCCTGTATAAAGCTGTGCAAAAAGTGTTTTCCTCTGATTCACGTCTGCGCAAGCCTGGCATGGGAACTGCGGTGTGTAAAAAAAGTGGCAGCTACATCATGCATTTTTGGAGGACAGTGTGTTTggatgagccccccccccagactgGCAGTGGGGGCCTGCAGCAATGGGGCAGCATGTCCACAACATAATTCAGTGTTCcaaattaagataaaaaatgGGGAGggaaattaatataaaaataaaaaaataaaaaaataattctggaAATGTATACCAAAAGATCAGCTTCACAACAATTTCAGCTCTAAGACTGACTGGAGCGCAATTAGTATTTACGAGTTGGGCTTTGTGGTCAAATTGTAATTTGCCATAGCTGGCAGgagaacacacatgcaaagagaTCAGAAATGCATAGATATTACAGTACACATTTTAGGAGACAAAACAGATATTTTCAATTCACAGATAAACTCTTAGCACTTCGCGCCTACTACAAGGCCCCCTTCcatactgtagcttgaatgCATTCCTCGTATTGTAAGTCGCttcggataaaagcgtctgctaaatgagtaaatgtaaatgtaaataatcttCTGCTCACCCTCACTGTGCACGACAGGCTTCTTGCATAACTTGAATAACACGGCCATAGAAAGAGCAGCAATTCCAACAATCAATCCCAACAGGACCCACAATAGAATGTGATCCGTTTCGGTTTTCAGACCTGTTAGAGGCATGGTACATTGGATGTCTTTATCCCTTTGAGATTAACATagcttttatatatatatatacacacactcagaacaAAGCACATGAGGAGGAGAACAGaataccgtaaaacttccaataatagctGAGTCTCCAATAAATGCAGGCGTCTCCAATAATCGCTGGTATGGgcgaccctttcagtgaaataaacaccTGCCTCAAATAGACGCtggggaaaaatatatttatttttcgtgactataaaacgaaagagcagtgggtcaaaatgcttacagtagtcctattaactaaataacacaaacaaatcattttttaggctaaatgaggttgATTTAGTGAATTCAGTTTGCCTTATGTGTCTTCATCTGTTCacaaattagattaaacataaacgaacaaaacaagctgtctttcggatcatggtagcctacattcacagtgatactgctcttcttacagactgtgctttcccatcataggttgcaatgacagtgtttaatttactttattagtgattcctgtttgagttaCTACCAAAGAGCGTTGTATAATATTTGTTAAGTCGGctacttggggaaaaaaacgtggtgaattttcctggtcatGTCTCTAATTATCACCGAGTCTCCAGTAAACGCCAgtaaagttaagtaattaaagcaaataaatgcctCAGcatttattggaagttttatgGTATACTATATATAAAGGACCAGttatacacataaatatttacatatacatatactagTGGTGGCTGcttcccctttatcctccttgattaacaacaaaacaaataatttacagaataatccacaccaatcgcgtaattagaataagTGATCATGCTCACGAAACACCACAGATTGTgagcatgagattgtttaattataAACAATTAATTATAACCAGAACAGACCATATTGTGGGTTCCCAACGCTGCATCTTTGGCTGATGGGTCCACTGGACCTATTGCTGACCTGGTTTTCAGCCACACAGGCCCCAAGATCAGATGTGTTAGCGCTGAAGAACAGGGTTAAGTTCCactcagtctgtctctgctctggtTGTGGGTTCACATCTGCATCCCCTGTCCAGTACAGCCTAACCTGGTCCCCCCTGTCCACCGAACAGGTCATGACAATGTGCCCGTCTGGTGTGCAAGACGTGTGCACGTCTGGCTGGGACACAG contains:
- the LOC118790658 gene encoding uncharacterized protein LOC118790658, with protein sequence MVSLCATGHSRFMERVSFQLVSLCFYAQYVMTLDISIKQVGQLGDSITLHPAFSNNHVHDARWKKSNKLLKGFINRSESFANGSMLLSTAIKNDSGNYTVELFNLSGHLISTTHIELIILEAVSQPDVHTSCTPDGHIVMTCSVDRGDQVRLYWTGDADVNPQPEQRQTEWNLTLFFSANTSDLGACVAENQVSNRSSGPISQRCSVGNPQYGLKTETDHILLWVLLGLIVGIAALSMAVLFKLCKKPVVHSEDAEDNVYVTMAGCQEMRDRAEPNKFKETDDSLYVTCRSQRANQLMDMSISPAGEESIYV